Proteins found in one Nostoc sp. NIES-3756 genomic segment:
- a CDS encoding alkaline phosphatase D family protein, whose translation MSEDGMGNNLNFNQILQSRIKRRNLILGAGAFTGLAIASQFPHQRAIATGRFSDYPFKLGVASGEPYDTSVVIWTRLAPEPLNGGGVPPVNVPIRWEVATDPQMRRIVSRGTVLATPELAHSVRVVVEGLIPNTWYWYRFLVANESSPIGRTRTFPALGSYSNNLKFALASCQHYEQGYYTAYKYMAQDDLDLVVHAGDYIYEGGINTTNPNNPRRHNSPEIITLEDYRNRHALYKTDTNLQAAHAAFPWIVTWDDHEVENNYADEISEIDTEPDQDRAIFLQRRAVAYQAYYEHMPLRPFSRPVGPDMQLYRRLNFGNLATFHVLDTRQYRTDQPCGDGTKARCEANFDPQATITGKAQEEWLYDGLDKSTGKWNILAQQVPIAQRDMTPGEGGTYSMDKWDGYLASRDRLLKFIGDRKPSNIISLGGDLHNNWAMDIKANFDDPQSATLGSEFICTSISSGGNGSDANPNVLAYLPDNPHIKFYNNQRGYVRCTVTPTTWQTDYPVLDVVTTPNGKISNRASFIVQDGRPGIFPL comes from the coding sequence ATGAGTGAGGATGGTATGGGAAATAACCTCAATTTTAACCAAATACTACAAAGCCGAATCAAGAGACGTAACTTAATTCTTGGGGCAGGAGCATTTACAGGTTTAGCGATCGCCAGCCAATTTCCTCATCAAAGAGCGATCGCTACAGGCAGATTTTCCGACTATCCTTTTAAGTTGGGTGTAGCATCAGGAGAACCTTACGACACCAGCGTAGTTATTTGGACACGTTTAGCACCAGAACCTTTAAATGGGGGTGGAGTACCACCTGTGAATGTACCAATTCGTTGGGAGGTAGCGACCGATCCTCAAATGAGACGAATTGTCTCTAGAGGTACAGTATTAGCAACACCAGAACTAGCTCACTCAGTCAGGGTTGTAGTTGAAGGACTCATCCCGAACACTTGGTATTGGTATCGTTTTTTAGTAGCTAACGAATCTAGCCCCATTGGTCGCACTCGTACATTTCCCGCACTTGGTAGCTACTCAAATAATTTGAAGTTCGCTCTAGCATCTTGCCAGCACTATGAGCAAGGATACTATACTGCCTACAAATACATGGCTCAAGATGACCTAGACTTGGTAGTCCATGCTGGAGATTACATTTATGAGGGCGGCATTAATACTACCAATCCCAATAATCCCCGACGGCATAACAGCCCAGAAATTATCACATTAGAAGATTATCGCAACCGTCACGCTCTTTATAAAACTGACACCAATCTCCAAGCAGCTCATGCAGCTTTCCCTTGGATTGTTACTTGGGATGACCACGAAGTAGAAAACAACTACGCTGATGAGATTTCGGAAATTGATACTGAGCCAGACCAAGATAGGGCTATCTTCTTACAACGCAGAGCCGTTGCTTATCAAGCTTACTACGAACATATGCCTTTGCGTCCCTTCTCCCGACCAGTAGGCCCTGATATGCAGCTTTACCGTCGGTTGAATTTTGGTAATCTGGCTACATTCCATGTATTAGATACCCGTCAATACCGCACAGATCAACCTTGTGGCGATGGTACTAAAGCGCGTTGTGAGGCTAACTTTGATCCACAAGCAACTATTACTGGCAAAGCACAAGAAGAGTGGTTGTATGATGGGCTAGATAAATCAACAGGAAAATGGAATATCCTAGCCCAACAAGTTCCCATTGCTCAGAGAGACATGACACCAGGAGAAGGCGGAACTTACAGCATGGATAAGTGGGATGGTTATTTAGCATCTCGCGATCGCCTACTTAAATTTATAGGCGATCGCAAACCATCTAACATAATTTCTTTAGGCGGTGATCTTCATAACAACTGGGCAATGGATATCAAAGCAAACTTTGATGATCCTCAATCTGCTACCCTTGGTAGTGAATTTATTTGCACATCAATCAGTTCTGGCGGTAATGGTTCAGACGCTAACCCCAACGTCCTGGCTTATTTACCAGACAATCCCCACATCAAGTTCTACAATAATCAACGGGGTTATGTACGCTGTACTGTCACTCCCACAACTTGGCAAACTGATTATCCGGTACTAGATGTTGTCACAACCCCCAATGGCAAAATTAGTAACCGTGCTTCTTTTATAGTTCAAGATGGTCGTCCGGGGATATTCCCACTCTAA
- a CDS encoding PEP-CTERM exosortase interaction domain-containing protein — translation MKLVPQVMLVAASLSLGFATVDVKSASAAIINYAFTVESPTAKGKGFFSFDNSTLNNQDNPTAIVKLLSFQFDGDSNVYTEKNDVNYPDFPIVYSTIFSSGKSSLALSYLFDDQANPANSIRYEIAGEDFTIFSTTSSGEEIVSGTVTYSQVPEPTNLVGAGIALGISLMFSKKPSSIKKLKV, via the coding sequence ATGAAATTAGTTCCGCAAGTGATGCTTGTTGCTGCTAGTCTTAGCTTGGGATTTGCTACTGTAGATGTCAAATCTGCATCTGCTGCAATTATTAATTATGCTTTCACAGTCGAAAGCCCCACAGCTAAGGGTAAAGGATTTTTTAGTTTTGATAATTCAACTTTAAACAATCAAGATAATCCTACAGCAATTGTTAAATTACTTTCCTTCCAATTTGATGGTGACTCTAATGTTTACACTGAAAAAAATGATGTAAACTATCCTGATTTCCCTATTGTATATTCAACAATTTTTTCATCAGGGAAAAGCTCTCTAGCATTAAGCTATTTATTTGATGACCAAGCTAATCCTGCCAACTCCATACGCTACGAAATTGCTGGAGAGGATTTTACAATTTTTTCAACAACATCTTCAGGCGAAGAAATTGTATCTGGTACAGTTACTTATTCACAAGTTCCTGAACCAACCAATCTTGTTGGCGCTGGTATTGCTCTTGGTATTAGTTTAATGTTTAGTAAAAAACCAAGTTCAATCAAAAAGCTTAAAGTATAG
- a CDS encoding HAD-IA family hydrolase, translating to MTQKVIIFDFDGTIADTVDALVGIANRLATEFGYAQITPEQLTLLRNFSSREIIKYSGVSLIKIPFLVKKVKSELKNKIYELKPIPGIKEALLDLQESNYKLGIITSNSRDNVTAFLSINDLDNLFEFIYSGVTIFGKTNIINSVLRQKQFKPDDVIYVGDETRDIEASKKANIRVIAVTWGFNSPEVLLKQNPNFLINHPKEILEVLRTNH from the coding sequence ATGACCCAGAAAGTAATCATTTTTGATTTTGACGGCACGATTGCGGATACTGTAGATGCCCTTGTCGGTATTGCTAATCGCTTGGCGACAGAGTTTGGTTATGCACAAATCACCCCTGAACAATTAACTCTACTTAGGAATTTTTCATCAAGAGAAATTATTAAATATTCCGGTGTTTCGCTAATAAAAATACCTTTTTTAGTCAAAAAGGTTAAATCTGAACTCAAGAATAAAATTTACGAACTAAAACCCATTCCAGGCATAAAAGAAGCTTTATTAGATTTACAGGAAAGTAATTATAAGTTAGGGATTATTACATCTAACTCTAGGGATAATGTTACAGCTTTTTTGAGCATAAATGATTTAGATAATTTATTTGAATTTATATATTCAGGCGTGACGATATTTGGTAAAACAAACATCATCAATAGTGTGTTGAGACAAAAGCAATTCAAACCAGATGATGTTATTTATGTTGGAGATGAAACTAGAGATATTGAAGCATCAAAAAAAGCTAATATTAGGGTAATTGCTGTGACTTGGGGATTTAACTCACCTGAAGTATTATTAAAGCAGAATCCAAATTTTTTGATTAATCACCCAAAAGAAATATTAGAAGTTCTCAGAACTAATCATTAG
- the queG gene encoding tRNA epoxyqueuosine(34) reductase QueG: protein MNYCSVVNSSVVKEKAIEIGFHKVGIAAVSAGKNTEAERLQAWIKLGYHADMEWMNNPKRYDISLIMPEARSLVCVALNYYTPQQRPESEEYAKISRYGWGRDYHKVMHKKLKALTTWLQSLDVSIQARYYADTGPVQDKVWAQKAGIGWIAKNGNVITREYGSWVFLGEVVTNIELESDRPHTEHCGSCTRCLDACPTGAITQPFVVDANRCIAYHTIENRSEELPQAIASRMQGWVAGCDICQDVCPWNQRFAKTTDVVDFQPYPKNIAPKLIELAQISDEEWDKRFPASALRRIKPEMLRRNARANLDASKRNNDPESNHF, encoded by the coding sequence ATGAACTACTGTTCCGTAGTTAACAGCAGTGTGGTAAAAGAAAAAGCCATAGAGATTGGTTTTCACAAAGTTGGCATTGCTGCTGTCAGTGCAGGTAAGAACACAGAAGCAGAACGACTGCAAGCATGGATAAAGCTGGGTTATCACGCTGATATGGAGTGGATGAATAACCCGAAGCGATATGATATCAGCTTAATAATGCCAGAAGCGCGATCGCTTGTATGTGTGGCTCTTAATTATTACACTCCTCAGCAACGTCCTGAGAGTGAAGAATACGCCAAAATCTCCCGCTACGGCTGGGGGAGAGATTATCACAAGGTGATGCACAAGAAGCTTAAAGCACTTACCACTTGGTTACAATCACTAGATGTAAGTATTCAAGCACGTTACTATGCAGATACAGGCCCTGTACAAGATAAAGTCTGGGCGCAAAAAGCCGGGATTGGCTGGATAGCGAAAAATGGTAATGTAATTACTAGAGAATATGGCTCTTGGGTATTCTTGGGTGAAGTAGTTACAAATATTGAACTAGAAAGCGATCGCCCACATACAGAACACTGTGGTAGCTGTACTCGCTGTTTAGATGCTTGTCCTACAGGGGCGATTACTCAACCGTTTGTAGTCGATGCCAATCGGTGCATCGCGTATCATACCATAGAGAATCGGTCAGAAGAATTACCACAGGCGATCGCCTCCCGGATGCAGGGTTGGGTAGCTGGTTGTGATATTTGCCAAGATGTTTGTCCTTGGAATCAGCGTTTTGCTAAAACCACAGATGTGGTAGATTTTCAACCATATCCTAAAAATATTGCGCCTAAGCTGATAGAATTAGCGCAAATCTCAGACGAGGAGTGGGATAAACGATTTCCGGCATCAGCATTAAGGCGGATTAAGCCAGAAATGTTAAGACGGAATGCCCGTGCTAATCTAGACGCATCCAAGCGAAATAATGACCCAGAAAGTAATCATTTTTGA
- a CDS encoding orange carotenoid protein N-terminal domain-containing protein, with product MTFTSESASTRFSQTFNNIQTGDAVASTIAVFQSLSIDDQLAVLWYAYTEMGRSITPAATGAARLQLAEGLLIQVKQMSHAEQLQVMRDLTAKTNTQFSRSYGILSTNTKLAFWYELSELMVKGFVVPVPANYTISRDGTQVLDTIKGLDFGQQITVFRKIAADMGVDPLAD from the coding sequence ATGACATTCACTTCTGAATCCGCTTCAACCCGTTTTTCTCAGACTTTCAACAACATCCAAACTGGTGATGCTGTTGCTTCTACCATTGCTGTTTTTCAAAGCCTCAGTATAGATGACCAGTTAGCAGTGCTGTGGTACGCCTACACTGAAATGGGACGCTCTATTACTCCAGCTGCTACTGGTGCTGCTCGTTTACAATTGGCTGAAGGTTTATTAATTCAAGTTAAGCAGATGTCTCATGCAGAACAATTACAAGTAATGCGTGACTTAACTGCTAAGACAAATACTCAATTTTCTCGCTCTTACGGCATTCTCAGCACTAATACAAAATTGGCTTTCTGGTACGAACTATCAGAATTAATGGTTAAAGGTTTCGTTGTACCTGTCCCTGCAAACTATACAATTTCCCGTGACGGCACTCAAGTCTTAGATACAATTAAGGGATTAGATTTCGGTCAACAAATCACAGTTTTCCGCAAAATAGCGGCTGATATGGGTGTTGATCCTTTAGCTGACTAA
- a CDS encoding nuclear transport factor 2 family protein — MKAAESLTNIQTQAITGITETAILQYFATLNAGEFAATAALFADDGVMYPPFESAMVGPDAIATYLQQEAQGIKADPREGLEEVLEDGQVQVQVSGKAQTSWCGVNVLWQFILNQQKQITYTKIKLLASPQELMALRRE; from the coding sequence ATGAAAGCTGCTGAATCTTTAACCAATATCCAGACACAAGCTATTACAGGAATTACAGAAACGGCAATTCTGCAATATTTCGCCACCCTCAACGCTGGAGAATTTGCAGCAACAGCTGCGTTGTTTGCTGACGATGGTGTGATGTATCCGCCCTTTGAATCTGCTATGGTGGGGCCAGATGCGATCGCTACCTACTTACAACAAGAAGCACAAGGTATCAAGGCTGATCCTCGTGAGGGGTTGGAGGAGGTGCTGGAAGATGGACAGGTTCAAGTACAAGTTTCTGGCAAAGCTCAAACTTCTTGGTGTGGCGTTAACGTTTTGTGGCAATTCATTCTTAACCAGCAAAAGCAGATTACATACACTAAAATCAAGCTCCTAGCTTCTCCCCAAGAGTTGATGGCTTTGCGTCGTGAGTAG